The stretch of DNA CAAGGTTGGTTGGTGTTAAATCATAATGTGTTGTTCTGTTAAAGGTTTTCCTTTCCAATTAGGGTGTTTAGGTCCTTATTTGCGTAAAATCAATTTATGAAACCAATTTTTTCCGACATTTCTGTTGATGATGTGAACAAAACAATAGGGGGTGTCTACATGTAGATTTGAAAAAAGCTATCGAGTTTTTTAATTTCTTGCTTTAAACTGTGTGATTGTGATTTTGAAACTGATAGTGGACTTGGCCCTTGTGTTATTTCAATGGAGATTATTTCTGATACGtttgatttgtttattttttgagCAATGCTATTTATCGCGAAGGATTTTCCCGTGACAATTTCACGAATACAGCTTTGGTTACTTTTCTTTTCtgtaaaagtttattttttgacaaattggTGTTCTCTTCGATCGATCCGCTGCGGTGAAACTAAGTGGAATGTCTGAAAGAGCTTATATTAGATCCTATAGTAGAATGTTTTATAATTTCTTATTGCtctgttaattttgatgaaactTATATCAACCTCTTTGACAACTTTTTAGCAAGGAAGGACTCACTGCCTTGGTGGAgtataatgaaaagaaaatatttgaggTGACACTGAAGGAAATGAAGTCTGCTTTAACAACACAGATAACAGAGGAGGCTGATATATCTGAAGTTATTGAGACTGTGAAGCTTCGGGTTAGAGATGCTAAGTTGCCAGAAACTGAGATTGTGCGGATCTTATGGGATGTTTTAATGGATGGTGTTCAGTGGTCTGGTAAAAATCAGCAACAGAATGCAAATGCTGCCCTGCGCAAGGTATCTCTTAGAATTACGCCTTTGCTATCCTTAACCTTGTGTACATTGGTTTTCCATTTAACCTTGAGTCAATCTATATGACGTCCTTAACCGTAATTATCCTTGACTGTAATATGTTCATTGGTTTGTACTTTGTTTTGCTGATTGTGGAGGGGCTTAACGTAACATATTATGGGTGGGTGAATGTGTTCTTAAACGGTGTTAAGTACAGTTTGACGATGATTATGTTAACTTATGGATTTTCCATCCGATTGCTTATCAAGAAAAGCACCCAGTTTTCTTGCCAAtatgtttgatatttttctCAATAGAAGTTGTTGATGACATCACTTTGTTTATGATAAAGGTAAAAACTTGGGCAGAACTGTTGAATACTTTCTGCACCAGTGGAAAACTTGAGCTGGAACTGATGTACAAAGTACAGATGCAATGCTATGAGGATGCTAAACTGATGAAACTGTTCCCTG from Trifolium pratense cultivar HEN17-A07 linkage group LG5, ARS_RC_1.1, whole genome shotgun sequence encodes:
- the LOC123883930 gene encoding basic leucine zipper and W2 domain-containing protein 2-like, whose amino-acid sequence is MKSALTTQITEEADISEVIETVKLRVRDAKLPETEIVRILWDVLMDGVQWSGKNQQQNANAALRKVKTWAELLNTFCTSGKLELELMYKVQMQCYEDAKLMKLFPEIIRSLYDQDVLAEDTILHWFRKGTNPKGRQTFVKALEPFVNWLKEAEEEE